In Nicotiana tabacum cultivar K326 chromosome 11, ASM71507v2, whole genome shotgun sequence, a single window of DNA contains:
- the LOC142166143 gene encoding uncharacterized protein LOC142166143 has product MPNSPSPTRISSPHIPYSPAPNTPRHNNIPTPNLRKSTRVSKWPSHLKDFICNNIYLTQVTSNCFAQPSQPNIYSFGALSQYNQQMIQSISEVCEPTSFSQASKHSGWQKAMSTELKALEANHTWDVVPLPKGKKALSCLSPPSPNHVCLLKKSLYGLKQASHGSVYVDDIIISGNNQEEITALKYFLNSEFKVKDLGNLNYFLDMKILREAQGIIICQRKFTLDLLKEFDVSALPCVSSPLEPSSKLFADEGPLLRDPTV; this is encoded by the exons ATGCCTAACTCTCCTAGTCCAACCAGGATTTCATCACCTCACATCCCTTATTCTCCTGCACCAAACACTCCTAGGCACAACAATATCCCTACACCAAATCTCAGAAAATCAACTAGAGTTAGTAAGTGGCCAAGCCATCTGAAAGATTTCATTTGCAATAACATATACCTAACACAGGTAACTTCCAACTGTTTTGCTCAACCAAGTCAGCCTAATATCTATTCTTTTGGAGCACTTTCTCAATATAATCAGCAAATGATACAGTCTATTTCAGAGGTTTGTGAACCTACCAGTTTTTCTCAAGCATCTAAGCATTCAGGTTGGCAAAAGGCTATGTCTACAGAACTTAAAGCTTTGGAAGCAAACCACACTTGGGATGTGGTTCCcttgccaaaaggaaagaaggctcTATCTT GTTTATCCCCTCCTAGTCCTAATCATGTGTGTTTGCTCAAAAAATCTTTATATGGTTTAAAGCAAGCGTCTCACGGCAGTG TTTATGTCGACGACATTATCATTAGTGGCAACAATCAAGAGGAAATCACAGcactaaaatattttcttaattcagaGTTCAAGGTCAAAGACTTAGGaaatttaaattatttcttaGATATGAAAATTCTGAGGGAAGCACAAGGCATAATAATTTGTCAAAGAAAATTCACCTTGGATTTGTTGAAGGAGTTTGACGTTTCTGCATTGCCTTGTGTTTCTTCACCCCTCGAGCCATCCTCCAAGTTATTTGCAGATGAAGGCCCTTTGCTTCGAGACCCTACTGTATAG
- the LOC107782773 gene encoding chaperonin CPN60-2, mitochondrial-like, which yields MYRFAAKLASKASVARNSSHQVGSRLNWSRNYAAKDVKFGVEARGLMLQGVEQLADAVKVTMGPKGRNVVIEQSWGAPKVTKDGVTVAKSIEFKDKIKNVGASLVKQVANATNDVAGDGTTCATVLTRAIFAEGCKSVAAGMNAMDLRRGITMAVDAVVTNLKSRARMISTSEEIAQVGTISANGEREIGELIAKAMEKVGKEGVITIQDGKTLFNELEVVEGMKLDRGYISPYFITNEKNQKCELDDPLILIHEKKISSINAIVKVLELALKRQRPLLIVSEDVESEILATLILNKLRAGIKVCAIKAPGFGENRKANLQDLAALTGGQVITEELGLNLENVELDMLGKCKKVTISKDDTVVLDGAGEKKAIEERCEQIRSAIELSTSDYDKEKLQERLAKLSGGVAVLKVGGASELEVGEKKDRVTDALNATKAAVEEGIVPGGGVALLYASKELDNLPTANFDQKIGVQIIQNALKTPVHTIASNAGVEGAVVVGKLLEQDDPDLGYDAAKGEYVDMVKSGIIDPLKVIRTALVDAASVSSLLTTTEAVVVELPKDETPSPPMPGGGMGY from the exons ATGTATCGTTTTGCAGCTAAACTTGCTTCTAAAGCCAG TGTTGCCAGAAACAGCAGCCACCAG GTGGGTAGTAGGTTGAATTGGAGCAGAAATTATGCAGCCAAGGATGTTAAATTTGGAGTTGAAGCTCGGGGCTTGATGCTTCAGGGCGTTGAGCAGCTTGCTGATGCAGTTAAAGTCACCATGGGTCCAAAG GGTCGTAATGTGGTGATTGAACAAAGTTGGGGTGCACCCAAGGTAACAAAAGATGGTGTGACTGTTGCAAAAAGCATCGAATTCAaggacaaaattaaaaatgtTGGTGCCAGCCTTGTAAAACAGGTTGCCAATGCCACTAATGATGTTGCTGGTGATG GTACCACTTGTGCAACAGTCCTCACCCGAGCAATATTTGCTGAAGGGTGCAAGTCTGTCGCAGCTGGAATGAATGCAATGGACCTTAGACGGGGTATCACAATGGCTGTGGATGCTGTTGTAACAAACCTGAAAAGCAGAGCACGGATGATAAGCACATCCGAGGAGATTGCCCAG GTTGGGACAATCTCTGCAAATGGAGAAAGAGAAATTGGTGAGCTAATTGCAAAGGCTATGGAGAAAGTAGGCAAGGAAGGTGTCATCACTATTCAA GACGGAAAGACATTGTTTAATGAGTTGGAGGTTGTTGAGGGGATGAAGCTGGACAGGGGCTACATATCTCCATACTTTATCACGAATGAGAAGAATCAGAAATGT GAGCTGGATGACCCACTTATTCTTATTCACGAGAAAAAAATCTCAAGCATAAATGCTATTGTGAAAGTGTTAGAATTGGCTTTGAAG AGACAAAGGCCCCTCTTAATTGTGTCCGAAGATGTGGAGAGTGAAATACTTGCTACACTTATTCTGAACAAGCTTCGTGCTGGAATCAAG GTTTGCGCCATCAAAGCTCCAGGATTTGGTGAAAACAGGAAGGCTAATTTGCAAGATCTTGCTGCTTTAACTGGAGGCCAG GTCATAACTGAAGAACTTGGATTGAATCTTGAGAATGTGGAGTTGGACATGCTGGGAAAATGTAAAAAG GTGACTATCTCCAAGGATGACACCGTCGTTCTTGATGGTGCTGGTGAGAAGAAGGCCATTGAGGAGAGATGTGAACAG ATCAGATCAGCAATTGAACTGAGCACATCTGATTATGACAAGGAGAAATTGCAGGAAAGACTAGCTAAGCTTTCAGGTGGTGTTGCAGTATTGAAG GTCGGAGGAGCTAGTGAACTTGAGGTTGGTGAGAAGAAAGACAGAGTTACAGATGCTTTGAATGCCACAAAGGCTGCTGTAGAGGAAGGAATTGTTCCAG GTGGCGGTGTTGCACTTCTTTATGCATCAAAAGAATTGGATAACTTGCCAACAGCCAACTTTGACCAGAAGATTGGTGTCCAAATTATTCAGAATGCTTTGAAG ACACCAGTACATACAATTGCCTCTAATGCTGGGGTGGAGGGTGCTGTAGTGGTTGGTAAACTGTTGGAGCAGGATGACCCTGATCTTGGATATGATGCGGCAAAAG GTGAATATGTTGATATGGTAAAATCAGGGATCATTGACCCTTTGAAAGTAATTAGGACCGCCCTAGTTGATGCTGCTAG TGTGTCATCTCTATTGACTACAACTGAAGCTGTTGTTGTTGAGCTTCCCAAGGATGAGACGCCATCTCCACCTATGCCTGGTGGTGGTATGGGCTACTAA